A DNA window from Providencia huaxiensis contains the following coding sequences:
- the dagF gene encoding 2-dehydro-3-deoxy-phosphogluconate aldolase, which yields MKLSPNFYRDRVCLNVLAGSHQNAKDIYAAAETFVVVGVLSKNYPDLESAIADMRIYAQETDNALSVGLGAGDPNQSTMVSLISKEVQPQHVNQVFTGAPISRALLGQNETFVNALISPTGTVGMVKISTGPLSSQAPDGIVPIETAIMMLKDMGADSVKFFNMKGLTYIEEYKAIAKACAEFDFSLEPTGGIDLDNFAEILQIALDAGVKKIIPHIYSSIIDKESGNTRPEDVRQLLQMVKQAVN from the coding sequence ATGAAATTGTCACCGAATTTTTATCGTGACCGTGTCTGTTTAAACGTTTTGGCGGGCAGCCATCAAAATGCAAAAGATATCTATGCCGCAGCAGAAACCTTTGTTGTTGTTGGTGTTTTATCTAAAAATTACCCTGATTTAGAAAGCGCGATTGCTGATATGCGCATTTATGCACAAGAAACGGATAATGCGTTATCTGTTGGCCTTGGTGCTGGCGATCCAAACCAATCCACTATGGTATCGTTGATTTCAAAAGAAGTTCAGCCACAGCACGTAAACCAAGTCTTTACTGGTGCACCGATTAGCCGTGCATTGTTAGGCCAAAATGAAACCTTCGTTAACGCATTGATTTCACCAACAGGTACCGTTGGTATGGTTAAAATTTCAACTGGCCCACTAAGTTCTCAAGCGCCAGATGGCATTGTGCCGATTGAAACTGCCATTATGATGCTTAAAGACATGGGAGCTGACTCTGTTAAATTCTTTAATATGAAAGGGCTAACTTATATTGAAGAATATAAAGCCATCGCCAAAGCGTGTGCTGAATTTGATTTTTCTTTAGAGCCTACAGGCGGTATTGATTTAGATAATTTTGCCGAAATTTTGCAAATTGCTCTCGATGCTGGCGTGAAGAAAATCATTCCTCATATTTATAGTTCAATCATTGATAAAGAGTCGGGCAATACTCGTCCAGAAGATGTGCGTCAATTATTGCAGATGGTTAAGCAAGCGGTTAATTGA
- a CDS encoding 4Fe-4S binding protein: MIEKPRIRYQRRPGTTGGKLPWNDWRNASTWRKFVQVTLLAINLYIGITFYYWVRYYETGGATLYLPRPGGIEGWLPIAGLMNLKYTLETGSFPVIHAASMFLLVSFIVISLLFKKAFCSWMCPIGTISEYTGKLGKKLFRYQNQISLPKWLDIPLRGLKYLLLGFFLYIAFSMSAQMIQYFMMSPYGIIIDVKMLDFFRYISLFALITVVVLVVASLFIRNAWCRYLCPYGALLGLFSLFSPFKIRRNRENCIDCGKCAKNCPSRIPVDKLITVKTVECTGCMTCVESCPVASTLDFSLQVPTKKRQFRLSGMLMAILTLAILFITIGIAMYFGVWGSPVPDNYWFHIIPNARTIGH, translated from the coding sequence ATGATAGAAAAACCACGTATAAGGTACCAACGTCGCCCCGGTACAACAGGAGGAAAGCTTCCTTGGAATGATTGGCGAAACGCGTCAACTTGGCGTAAATTTGTACAGGTAACACTGTTAGCAATTAACCTTTATATCGGTATTACTTTCTATTACTGGGTTCGTTACTACGAAACGGGTGGGGCAACCCTTTATCTTCCTCGCCCTGGTGGAATTGAAGGCTGGCTGCCGATTGCTGGGCTAATGAATTTAAAATATACGTTGGAAACGGGCAGCTTTCCTGTCATTCATGCGGCCTCAATGTTTCTTTTAGTTTCTTTTATCGTGATTAGCTTGCTGTTCAAAAAAGCATTCTGTTCATGGATGTGCCCGATTGGCACAATATCAGAGTACACAGGTAAGTTAGGGAAAAAACTCTTTCGTTATCAAAACCAAATCAGTTTACCTAAATGGCTCGATATCCCTTTAAGAGGCCTAAAATATTTATTATTAGGTTTCTTTCTTTATATTGCATTTTCCATGTCTGCGCAGATGATCCAATATTTTATGATGTCCCCTTATGGGATCATTATTGACGTAAAAATGTTGGATTTCTTTCGCTATATTAGCTTATTTGCGCTTATCACTGTGGTCGTTTTAGTGGTGGCAAGCTTGTTTATTCGTAACGCTTGGTGCCGTTATTTATGTCCTTATGGTGCATTATTAGGGCTATTTTCGTTATTTTCACCGTTTAAAATTCGCAGAAACAGGGAAAACTGCATTGATTGTGGAAAATGTGCGAAAAATTGCCCGTCACGGATCCCTGTCGACAAGTTAATTACGGTAAAAACAGTGGAGTGCACGGGATGTATGACGTGCGTGGAATCTTGCCCTGTTGCATCAACGCTAGATTTCTCATTGCAAGTGCCAACAAAAAAACGTCAGTTTCGGTTATCGGGTATGCTGATGGCCATTTTAACCTTAGCAATTTTATTTATAACCATTGGAATTGCCATGTATTTTGGCGTTTGGGGTAGCCCAGTGCCTGATAATTATTGGTTTCATATTATACCGAATGCAAGAACGATAGGTCATTAA
- the rsmI gene encoding 16S rRNA (cytidine(1402)-2'-O)-methyltransferase: MNQPNQAVVMASTLYIVPTPIGNMKDITQRALDVLKHVDLIAAEDTRHSGILLQNFAINARLFALHDHNEQQKADQLISLLQQGDSIALVSDAGTPLINDPGYHLVNRCREAGIRVVPLPGPCAAITALSAAGLPSDRFCYEGFLPAKTKGRKDVLQSLEQETRTLIFYESTHRLLDSLADMVEVWGPERHVVLAREITKTWESIEGRPVGELLAWVKEDENRHRGEMVLIVEGYKKPEDDSAISPDVVRTLNLLQKELPPKKAAAITAEIYGLKKNMLYKLMLDNQADE; the protein is encoded by the coding sequence ATGAACCAACCTAATCAAGCTGTGGTTATGGCATCCACGCTGTATATCGTTCCTACCCCAATTGGTAATATGAAGGATATCACGCAACGCGCGTTGGATGTTCTTAAACATGTTGACCTTATTGCTGCAGAGGACACTCGGCATTCAGGCATTCTATTACAGAACTTTGCGATAAATGCACGGTTGTTTGCTCTGCATGATCATAATGAACAGCAAAAGGCAGATCAATTAATTAGTCTACTTCAACAAGGCGATAGTATCGCATTAGTCTCCGATGCTGGTACACCTTTAATTAATGATCCGGGTTATCATCTCGTCAATCGTTGCCGCGAAGCGGGTATTCGAGTTGTACCTTTACCGGGGCCTTGTGCCGCTATCACTGCGTTATCTGCCGCAGGTTTGCCCTCAGACCGTTTTTGTTATGAAGGATTTTTACCCGCAAAAACAAAAGGCCGTAAAGATGTTTTACAATCACTCGAACAAGAAACTCGCACGCTGATTTTCTATGAATCAACCCACCGTTTGTTAGACAGTTTAGCAGATATGGTGGAAGTCTGGGGACCGGAGCGCCATGTTGTTTTAGCGCGAGAAATCACTAAGACGTGGGAGTCCATTGAAGGCCGCCCCGTAGGGGAGTTGCTCGCTTGGGTAAAAGAAGATGAGAATCGTCACCGCGGCGAAATGGTGTTAATTGTTGAAGGGTATAAGAAGCCTGAAGATGATTCTGCAATTTCACCGGATGTGGTTCGTACCTTGAATTTATTACAAAAAGAGTTACCACCGAAAAAAGCGGCTGCAATCACGGCTGAAATTTATGGCCTCAAGAAAAATATGTTGTATAAATTGATGCTTGATAATCAAGCTGATGAATGA